One window of the Fusobacterium animalis 7_1 genome contains the following:
- a CDS encoding autotransporter-associated N-terminal domain-containing protein → MNNNLYNVEKNLRSIAKRFKSIKYSLGMAILFLMLGVSAFSEEINSVQTREEITTSKNLLRGSVENLQIKLQKSKAENEEQLKGARLELIQLTEQGDQVVKSPWSSWQFGMNYMYEHWGAPYKGRGDKPNYEGIFTRSDDIFQRSIHRTSTHYSSLITGNDSTQASANLNGGDSSHFGTTDLQLAEEPIIEVEVSAGVKPRQPKKMEPLTVRINHNLNFRIPPLPDFEAPNEKVLVVKTFSGDATYTPVLGASILNSKNLTSRVITVPQANDKSIAPIQNVNISNGKIDITFDGKIKTVGANKAIDEENSTMNYKTHGVNFTSSIVNLLSSNITSDKFSYKNYSSIISYVMGHNDFSIDNAEITVGGTNYSNNRSAISIEGDDFSIGASAPNKITTLTIGENTKLLQKTDGSLIHFNMLNGKYGNLVNKGTIEVIGKKSAAINFSYPWKGLTSNNKIDQKNLHPVIKNAETGQIIGGGHLPTTEEDYLKIKRGEFEGDGGYKGLVHDVLVSYKKSGYHFIQDGTFELRGYQQYGFFSNNNGGARIFEFNKPLKLLGKKGYGMVFYNTPKNLYTEGTIVNKGSYELIATKGDGVANGYDVNNLKKSIFRIYMLGEDNTALYFVGGMNQDSYENFNIDNVDIVSENAKNNSLVRLERVSNFNLGGEGQYHSLLMKNEKGWRSQLITAHDSKDIKIHEKMEMGVFNSDNVTGITIQNSRRTDSNLTNRGKLVMTGNAHTKSVKNMTESDLTKAGKGMTGFLANNKATLTNHGDFLFYGGNYKGYAEYYGDDPDDSTKVKLFRTPFEKNSYGMNAKYGGKIISDGVTYIRVKDKKSVGLFSSQAKDNINPEITISNAKVIAEEGAINAVANKSGIINFKDNNVLFTKKNALTFLTGYENGVADGKFNIQGDLKAEIEKDGTAFYYKLPNNGNFDFASWYNANFSHSAGKKLTLNMREGGRVLLLANGTVNLTSLPSMDFSSGALSSLAGKLEITGSQNYIPYSLIESNLKVDRDVNLDSNTDSYNKMQITQSSIVNEKTIVGTKEEQVAIAQENGNTKEADKVSLTNKGTIQLTGDKSTGIYGKRGILLNDNTGKISVGKKSAAMYLLEDNEATTMGGKVSNLGDISLGKGSIGIYYSDKDKNGNIFTGSNSNTVGGAYNLKNILSSSENTIGMYFNSDNMAATNNKKYINESTGLIQLLGEHSIGMFAEGNGNYLTENKGRIVLGNASSLTNANIGIFTKNEKTLIKNSGSITGGKNIVGLYGYQITTTNTSKITVGDSGIGVYSSKGNLDLAGDLKIGAKEAKGVYLVGNTAQNVAYKFSKLTFGDDSFGLVNIGKNKIITSTTNQVVLGNRNMFMYSEDNLGSITNHTTLRSNGDQNYGIYSSGSVINYGNIDFRNGKGNVGLYSTNKDRVVKNAGNIYVGASQPREHYSIGMAGGYYDTNTNTLVNTGNIENTGNIEVHGERGIGMYATGYGSKAVNRGHIKLIGARSIGMYLDQHAIGENYGTIEATTDAIGAVGAVAMNGAIFKNYGQIKLLPAVGSIGTYSGKDSITEDNATSGGQTGTVEAGTKHYSRTASNETEKTVVDETGKPTVKIDTKKTPTEVEINGKVVPPTKVDTNAAVPNPDYLSVSPGEKSIEDKFTTNRKNNGKIGSIGMYVDTSGVNYTNPIQNLNLLSPKTKVDLIFGIEAAEYTNAKVIQIGEKILKPYNDAMAQATGKKWQIYSASLTWIATAKMNVDGMENAIMAKIPYTNFAKKSDSYNYPFTDGLEQRYGVEALGSRENQVFQKLNGIGKNEPILLAQAFDEMKGKQYANVQQRVQATGNILDKEFKYLKKEWRTASKDSNKVKVFNTKGEYKTNTAGIVDYKNTAYGVVYLHENEDIKLGKGIGWYAGIAHNKFKFKDIGNSKEEQLQAKIGLFKSKPYDDNNSLNWTISGDIFVGYNKMHRKYLVVNEIFNAKSKYYTYRIGVKNEIGKEFRLSEGFSIRPYGALKVEYGRMSKIREKSGEIKLEIKQNDYLSIKPEIGTELSYKYYFGTKSLTTLVGVAYENELGKVANGKNKARVAGTTADWYNLRGEKEDRRGNIKTDFTIGLDNQRIGVNANVGYDTKGHNVRGGVGLRVIF, encoded by the coding sequence ATGAATAACAATCTGTATAATGTAGAAAAAAATTTACGTTCCATAGCAAAAAGATTTAAGTCTATAAAGTATTCATTAGGCATGGCAATTCTTTTTTTAATGCTAGGAGTAAGTGCATTTTCAGAAGAGATAAATTCAGTACAAACAAGGGAAGAAATTACTACTTCAAAAAATTTACTTAGAGGCTCAGTAGAAAATTTACAAATAAAATTACAAAAATCCAAAGCAGAAAATGAAGAGCAATTAAAAGGAGCAAGACTTGAGCTTATTCAATTAACAGAACAAGGAGATCAAGTAGTAAAGTCGCCTTGGTCATCTTGGCAATTTGGGATGAACTATATGTATGAACATTGGGGAGCTCCATATAAAGGAAGAGGGGATAAACCAAATTATGAAGGAATATTTACCAGAAGTGATGATATCTTTCAAAGAAGTATACACAGAACAAGCACACATTATTCAAGTTTAATAACAGGAAATGATTCTACACAGGCAAGTGCTAATCTAAATGGAGGAGATTCTTCTCACTTTGGGACAACTGATTTACAATTGGCAGAAGAACCAATAATAGAAGTAGAAGTGTCAGCAGGTGTAAAACCAAGGCAACCAAAGAAAATGGAACCATTAACTGTAAGAATAAATCATAATTTGAATTTTAGAATACCTCCACTTCCAGATTTTGAAGCACCAAATGAAAAAGTATTGGTAGTAAAAACTTTTAGTGGTGATGCAACATACACTCCTGTTCTTGGAGCATCAATACTTAATAGTAAAAATTTAACTTCAAGAGTAATAACAGTACCACAGGCAAATGATAAGAGTATTGCTCCAATACAAAATGTAAATATTTCTAATGGTAAAATAGATATTACTTTTGATGGAAAAATTAAGACTGTAGGAGCTAACAAAGCAATTGATGAAGAAAATAGTACAATGAATTATAAAACTCATGGAGTGAATTTTACAAGCTCAATTGTAAATTTACTAAGTTCAAATATTACTTCTGATAAATTTTCTTATAAAAATTATTCTTCAATTATTAGTTATGTTATGGGACATAATGATTTTAGTATTGATAATGCTGAAATTACAGTAGGTGGAACAAATTATTCAAATAACAGAAGTGCTATTTCAATAGAAGGAGATGATTTTTCTATTGGAGCTTCTGCACCTAATAAAATAACAACTTTAACCATAGGAGAAAATACTAAATTATTACAAAAAACAGACGGATCTTTAATTCATTTTAATATGCTAAATGGAAAATATGGAAATTTAGTTAATAAAGGAACAATAGAAGTAATAGGTAAAAAAAGTGCTGCAATAAATTTCTCGTACCCATGGAAAGGTCTTACTTCTAATAACAAGATTGACCAAAAGAATCTTCATCCAGTTATTAAAAATGCTGAAACAGGTCAAATTATTGGAGGGGGTCATTTACCAACAACAGAAGAAGATTATTTGAAAATTAAAAGAGGAGAATTTGAAGGAGACGGAGGCTATAAAGGTCTGGTACATGATGTTTTAGTAAGCTATAAAAAAAGTGGATATCATTTTATTCAAGATGGAACTTTTGAGTTAAGAGGATATCAACAGTATGGTTTCTTTTCAAATAATAATGGAGGAGCAAGGATTTTTGAATTTAATAAGCCATTAAAACTTTTAGGAAAAAAAGGTTATGGAATGGTATTCTACAATACACCAAAGAATTTATATACAGAAGGAACTATTGTAAATAAAGGTTCTTATGAACTTATTGCTACAAAAGGAGATGGAGTAGCAAATGGATATGATGTAAATAATTTAAAAAAATCTATTTTCCGTATTTATATGTTAGGTGAGGATAATACAGCCTTGTATTTTGTAGGAGGAATGAATCAAGATAGCTATGAAAATTTTAATATTGACAATGTTGATATTGTTTCTGAAAATGCTAAAAATAATAGCTTAGTTAGATTAGAGAGAGTAAGTAATTTTAACTTAGGTGGAGAGGGACAATATCACAGCCTGTTGATGAAGAATGAAAAAGGTTGGAGAAGTCAGTTGATTACTGCACATGATTCTAAAGATATTAAAATTCATGAAAAGATGGAAATGGGTGTTTTTAATTCAGATAATGTTACAGGAATAACAATTCAAAATAGTAGAAGGACAGATTCTAATTTAACTAATAGAGGAAAATTAGTAATGACTGGAAATGCTCATACAAAATCTGTAAAAAATATGACAGAATCAGATTTGACAAAAGCTGGTAAGGGAATGACAGGATTTTTAGCAAATAATAAGGCAACCTTAACTAATCATGGAGATTTTTTATTCTATGGAGGAAATTATAAAGGATATGCTGAATACTATGGAGATGATCCTGATGATTCAACTAAGGTAAAATTATTTAGAACTCCTTTTGAAAAAAATTCTTATGGAATGAATGCTAAATATGGTGGAAAGATTATATCAGATGGAGTGACATATATTCGTGTTAAAGATAAAAAATCTGTAGGTTTGTTTTCAAGTCAAGCAAAGGATAATATAAACCCTGAAATCACAATATCTAATGCTAAAGTTATTGCAGAAGAGGGAGCTATCAATGCTGTTGCTAATAAGTCAGGAATAATTAATTTTAAAGATAATAATGTCTTATTTACAAAAAAGAATGCACTTACATTTTTAACAGGTTATGAAAATGGAGTAGCTGATGGGAAATTTAATATTCAAGGAGACCTTAAGGCAGAAATAGAAAAAGATGGAACAGCTTTTTACTATAAATTACCAAATAATGGAAATTTTGATTTTGCAAGTTGGTATAATGCAAATTTTAGTCATAGTGCTGGTAAGAAATTAACTTTAAATATGAGAGAGGGAGGAAGAGTTTTACTTCTTGCTAATGGAACAGTTAATTTAACATCACTTCCAAGTATGGATTTCAGTTCAGGGGCATTAAGCAGTTTAGCTGGGAAATTAGAAATTACAGGTTCTCAAAACTATATTCCTTATTCTTTAATTGAAAGTAATTTAAAAGTTGATAGAGATGTCAATTTAGATTCAAATACAGACTCATATAATAAAATGCAAATTACTCAATCTTCTATTGTAAATGAAAAAACAATAGTAGGAACAAAAGAAGAACAAGTTGCGATAGCACAAGAAAATGGAAATACAAAAGAGGCTGATAAAGTTTCTTTAACTAATAAAGGTACTATCCAATTAACAGGAGATAAATCAACTGGAATATATGGAAAAAGAGGAATACTTTTAAATGATAACACAGGAAAAATATCAGTTGGAAAAAAATCAGCAGCTATGTATCTATTAGAAGATAATGAAGCTACAACAATGGGAGGAAAGGTAAGCAATCTTGGAGATATTTCATTGGGTAAAGGTTCTATTGGAATTTATTACAGTGATAAAGATAAAAATGGAAATATTTTTACAGGTTCTAATTCAAATACTGTTGGAGGAGCATATAATTTAAAAAATATTTTATCTTCTTCTGAAAATACAATAGGAATGTATTTCAATAGTGATAATATGGCAGCAACAAATAATAAGAAATATATAAATGAATCAACAGGACTTATTCAATTATTAGGAGAACATTCAATAGGAATGTTTGCAGAAGGAAATGGAAATTATTTAACTGAAAATAAAGGAAGAATTGTTTTAGGAAATGCTTCCTCTTTAACAAATGCAAATATAGGAATATTTACTAAAAATGAAAAGACACTTATTAAAAATAGTGGAAGTATTACAGGTGGAAAAAATATAGTAGGACTGTATGGATATCAAATTACAACTACAAATACTTCTAAAATTACTGTTGGAGATTCAGGAATAGGGGTTTATTCAAGTAAAGGTAATTTAGACTTGGCAGGAGATTTAAAAATTGGAGCTAAAGAAGCTAAGGGAGTATATTTAGTAGGAAATACTGCACAAAATGTAGCATATAAATTTTCTAAACTTACTTTTGGTGATGATTCTTTTGGACTTGTAAATATTGGAAAAAACAAAATAATTACTTCTACAACAAACCAAGTAGTTTTAGGTAATAGAAATATGTTTATGTATTCAGAAGATAATCTTGGAAGCATAACAAATCATACTACATTAAGAAGTAATGGAGACCAAAACTATGGAATTTATTCATCAGGGAGTGTAATAAACTATGGAAATATTGATTTTAGAAATGGAAAAGGAAATGTAGGGCTATATAGTACAAATAAAGACAGAGTTGTAAAAAATGCTGGAAATATTTATGTAGGTGCTTCACAACCAAGAGAACATTACTCTATTGGTATGGCAGGAGGATATTATGACACAAATACTAATACTCTTGTAAATACAGGAAACATAGAAAACACAGGTAATATTGAAGTACATGGAGAACGTGGAATAGGAATGTATGCCACAGGTTATGGATCTAAAGCTGTAAATAGAGGACATATTAAATTAATAGGTGCACGTTCTATTGGAATGTATTTAGATCAACATGCCATAGGAGAAAACTATGGTACTATTGAAGCAACAACTGATGCAATAGGAGCAGTAGGAGCTGTTGCTATGAATGGAGCCATATTTAAAAACTATGGTCAAATAAAATTATTGCCAGCAGTAGGAAGTATTGGAACTTATAGTGGAAAAGATTCAATTACAGAAGATAATGCAACTTCAGGAGGACAAACAGGAACAGTTGAGGCAGGAACTAAACATTATAGTAGAACAGCAAGTAATGAAACAGAAAAAACAGTAGTTGATGAAACAGGAAAACCTACTGTAAAGATAGATACTAAAAAAACACCAACTGAAGTAGAGATAAATGGAAAAGTTGTTCCTCCAACAAAAGTTGATACTAATGCAGCCGTACCAAATCCAGATTATCTTTCAGTAAGTCCTGGAGAAAAAAGTATAGAAGATAAATTTACAACAAATAGAAAGAATAATGGAAAAATAGGTTCTATTGGAATGTATGTGGATACATCAGGAGTAAACTATACTAATCCTATTCAAAATTTGAATTTATTAAGTCCTAAAACAAAAGTAGATTTAATTTTTGGGATAGAGGCAGCAGAGTATACAAATGCAAAAGTAATTCAAATAGGAGAAAAGATTTTAAAACCATATAATGATGCAATGGCACAAGCAACAGGAAAGAAATGGCAAATATATTCTGCTTCTTTAACTTGGATAGCAACAGCAAAAATGAATGTAGATGGAATGGAAAATGCAATTATGGCAAAAATTCCTTATACAAATTTTGCAAAGAAATCTGATTCTTACAACTATCCTTTCACAGATGGATTGGAACAAAGATATGGAGTTGAAGCATTAGGAAGTAGAGAAAATCAAGTATTCCAAAAATTAAATGGAATAGGAAAAAATGAGCCAATTTTATTAGCACAAGCCTTTGATGAAATGAAAGGAAAACAATATGCAAATGTACAACAAAGAGTACAAGCAACAGGAAATATTTTAGATAAAGAATTTAAGTATTTAAAGAAAGAATGGAGAACAGCTTCAAAAGATTCTAATAAGGTTAAAGTTTTTAACACAAAAGGTGAATACAAAACTAATACTGCTGGTATAGTAGATTATAAAAATACTGCTTATGGAGTAGTTTACCTTCATGAAAATGAAGATATTAAGTTAGGAAAAGGTATAGGCTGGTATGCAGGTATAGCCCATAATAAGTTCAAATTTAAAGATATAGGAAATTCAAAAGAAGAACAATTACAAGCTAAAATTGGATTATTCAAATCAAAACCTTATGATGATAACAATAGTTTAAATTGGACTATATCAGGGGATATTTTTGTAGGATACAATAAAATGCATAGAAAATATTTAGTAGTAAATGAAATATTTAATGCAAAATCTAAATATTATACTTATAGAATAGGAGTTAAAAATGAAATAGGGAAAGAATTTAGATTGAGTGAAGGATTCTCAATAAGACCTTATGGAGCATTAAAAGTTGAATATGGAAGAATGTCTAAGATAAGAGAAAAATCTGGAGAAATAAAATTAGAAATAAAACAAAATGATTACTTGTCAATAAAACCAGAAATAGGAACAGAATTATCTTACAAATATTACTTTGGAACTAAATCATTAACTACATTAGTTGGAGTAGCTTATGAAAATGAGTTAGGAAAAGTTGCTAATGGAAAAAATAAAGCAAGAGTAGCAGGAACAACTGCAGATTGGTATAATTTAAGAGGAGAGAAAGAAGACAGAAGAGGAAATATAAAAACAGACTTTACTATTGGATTGGATAACCAAAGAATAGGAGTAAATGCAAATGTAGGTTATGATACAAAAGGACATAATGTTAGAGGTGGAGTAGGACTAAGAGTTATATTCTAA